In Lentisphaera araneosa HTCC2155, the genomic window ATTTCACCTTTGGCAAAATCAATGATATTGATTTTTGGAATACCAGAACCGGCAAAGATAAGTACATAAAAAATGTCGATCTTCAGACTGATGGTAGTAAAATCCTCGCTCATAACCAGTGGATCCATAATGACAAAAAAGTTCTCAGCGACATAACAGAAATCACTTTCTCTGCCGACTCAAAAAAGCGCTTCATTGATTATAAAGTCACCCTTAATGCTGACACAAAAGACCTCGTTTTTGGTGATACAAAAGAAGGCATGATGGCCATACGCATGGACCCTAGTTTCAAAGTGAGTGGCCAAGGCGCTACCGTTCTCAATAGTTCCGGCACTTCAGGAAAAGGTGTTTGGGGAAAAGAAGCCAAATGGGTGAGTTACAATAACATTCAAGGTTCCGTTATAAGTATCATGGACCATCCAAAAAACCTCCGTCATCCCAGTCGCTGGCACGCTCGTGACTACGGCCTTTGCGCTACAAACCCCTTTGGTCAAAACTCTTACACTAAGAAAAAACTAGCCAAAGATCCCTTCACACTCAAGAAAGGACAGCAAATCACTTTCCAATACCGTTTTGCTTTTCACAAAGAAACCAACGACAAAGATTCAATCAACAAGCTTTACAATTCCTGGACACAAAAATGAAATACGCCATTTGTAACGAAACATATCAAAACTGGAGCTTTGAAGATACCTGTAGAGACATAGCCTCACACGGATACCAAGGTGTGGAAATCGCTCCTTTTACACTCAAAAAGAACCCTGAAGAACTCACTATTTCAGAGGCTAAAACTTTTGCGAAGATCGCAAAAGCTCACGATTTAGAAGTTGCCGGTCTACACTGGCTCCTAACAAAACCTGTGGGGCTTCATATCTCCACTCCCGATTGCGAAGTCCGCAAACGCACCACAAACTTCCTTCAGCACCTCGTGCGCCTCAATGCCGCCATGGGAGGCGACGTGCTCGTTTTCGGTTCCCCCATGAGTCGTAATGTTCCAGAAGGTGAAGATTATAATGAGTACTGGGATCGCGCCCGTGATTCTATTGCGATCATGGCAAATGAAGCTGAGAACGAAGGTGGGATCATTGCCATAGAACCACTTGGTCATGTGGAGACCAACTTCTTCACTTCTGCAGAGGAGACCATCAAAATGATCAAAGAAATCAATTCTCCCAACTGCCGACTTCACCTGGACGTCAAAGCCATGTCCTACGAAGACAAAGCGATAGCTGATATCATTGCGGACTCCGCAGAATACCTCGAGCATTTCCACGCCAACGACCCTAACCTTCGCGGCCCAGGTACCGGCGACATTGACTACGCACCCATCTATAAAGCGCTCAACAAAATCAATTATTCCAAATGGCTTTCCATCGAAGTCTTCAACTACGATGAAGGTCCGGAAAACATCGCCCGCAATAGCATCGAATTCCTTAAAAACTGTGAAAAGAAGTATGAATCAAGTCAAACTATCTCATGATGAAAATTCGAGTGCTGAAAGCACGGCATAACTGAGCCTAGTTCGTCAGAGACTGTGTGAAAAAGATTTGCCTTTGTATCAAACTAAAATAATTAGCGAGTTTACCTGATTCTTTTGTCTGATGAGCATTTTTATTGCCTTTGTGTTGATGTAAGAGCTCATTAATAGGTGGTTTTGAACATGTTTTTGCCAAAAGCTCTTCCTACCTTTGAGAAATGACATGATCTCAGAGAAATTCACAATATTAAGAACCCTATTCAAATTATAAGTGAGTTGTGCCAAGAAAGTTTCTGCCTGTGCCGACTCTATTCCAATCATATTGTATCCACCAGTAAGAATGTGTCTTTTAATCGTTCCAAAAGGATGTTCTACAATGGCAGACCTTCGCTTCATGATATTTGGTTTGGCTTTCATTCTTTCCCGAACATTCTCCAAAACGTGTTCGTGTTCCCAGCGTTGAATACTTCTGCTTTTAGAGTTTGTGCATTTGTCTTTCCGAGAGCAATTTACACAAGCTTCTGGACTTTTATATATCCAATAAGTTTTACAATCTTTTTTCTTGTTTTGATATTTTTGGAGGATTTGTCCCGCAGGACATGTGTAGGTGTTATTATATTCGTTGTAAATAAACTCAGGTTTCCCATAGAAACCTTTACCTTCCATGGGACATCCTTTTTCAGGTATATAGCTTTGGTAACCATCATCTTCACAAGCTTTTATATCTTCATTACTAAAATAACCTTTATCTGCGAGAAGATTGGCACCTTTTACTTCCTTAATAACATCAGCGAGCCTAGATCGCAAGATTCTGATGTAACTTCAGCTGCAATAATCAAATAATTTTTATCATCTACTGCGTGTTGAACATTATAGCCTACCGTACTTTTTCTCCCTTTTTTAAGAGGGCGGCTTTCTGGATCGTTGTAACAAATACTGTTTTTATCAGTAGTGTCCAACTTTTGTTTTAGTTTCTTTAATTCTTGTGATTTTTCTTGATTTTTCACTAGTGAGCTTTTTAGCTTGTTTTGTTTTTCTTCTCTATTTGGAGAAGGAGCTTCATCTAGTTCCTCTAATTGTCCTAGGTACTTTTCTACCTCTTTTTCATACTTCTTAAGTGCTGAGTTTAATTTATTTTTAGTCCAGCTTTTACTAATATTGTTAACGGCTTTAATACTCGTGCCATCAACAGCTATAAAATCCCCCGAAATCAACTTAAGCTTGTTACACAACAGGGTGAATTGAGCGCTAGCCTTTTTAAACGCATTGCGGTTTATTCTCCTAAAGTCACAGATAGTTTTAAAATCTGGTTTTAATTTACCCATGAGCCAAATCACTTCGAGATTCACTTTACAAGCTCTTTCTAGTTTGCGGCCACTACGAATTC contains:
- a CDS encoding transposase gives rise to the protein MRSRLADVIKEVKGANLLADKGYFSNEDIKACEDDGYQSYIPEKGCPMEGKGFYGKPEFIYNEYNNTYTCPAGQILQKYQNKKKDCKTYWIYKSPEACVNCSRKDKCTNSKSRSIQRWEHEHVLENVRERMKAKPNIMKRRSAIVEHPFGTIKRHILTGGYNMIGIESAQAETFLAQLTYNLNRVLNIVNFSEIMSFLKGRKSFWQKHVQNHLLMSSYINTKAIKMLIRQKNQVNSLIILV
- a CDS encoding transposase, which encodes MSFIKRVSRDQVLLLPDCLDDYVDENNKVRFIDEFVNGLDLSECGFTYPKERLDGRGRPAYDPADLLKLFIYGYSYGIRSGRKLERACKVNLEVIWLMGKLKPDFKTICDFRRINRNAFKKASAQFTLLCNKLKLISGDFIAVDGTSIKAVNNISKSWTKNKLNSALKKYEKEVEKYLGQLEELDEAPSPNREEKQNKLKSSLVKNQEKSQELKKLKQKLDTTDKNSICYNDPESRPLKKGRKSTVGYNVQHAVDDKNYLIIAAEVTSESCDLGSLMLLRK
- a CDS encoding sugar phosphate isomerase/epimerase family protein → MKYAICNETYQNWSFEDTCRDIASHGYQGVEIAPFTLKKNPEELTISEAKTFAKIAKAHDLEVAGLHWLLTKPVGLHISTPDCEVRKRTTNFLQHLVRLNAAMGGDVLVFGSPMSRNVPEGEDYNEYWDRARDSIAIMANEAENEGGIIAIEPLGHVETNFFTSAEETIKMIKEINSPNCRLHLDVKAMSYEDKAIADIIADSAEYLEHFHANDPNLRGPGTGDIDYAPIYKALNKINYSKWLSIEVFNYDEGPENIARNSIEFLKNCEKKYESSQTIS